Proteins encoded together in one Variovorax paradoxus EPS window:
- a CDS encoding Crp/Fnr family transcriptional regulator, producing the protein MSIQNLSRAIAENTSTDAFALTFTVQQWDTVAGYLQPIDTGVGDVLIEQNTPDRSVFFVESGAISVHRVSSKEQMRLAVLSPGSVVGEGAFFSRQPHAANVVVTGAGRVWRLTAIRFAEMSNRQPNMALEIAMALGAVIAKRMAHRTKRVAVT; encoded by the coding sequence ATGTCCATCCAGAACCTGAGCCGCGCCATCGCGGAAAACACGAGCACCGACGCTTTTGCGTTGACGTTCACCGTCCAGCAATGGGACACGGTGGCCGGTTACCTGCAGCCCATCGACACCGGCGTGGGCGACGTGCTCATCGAGCAGAACACGCCCGACCGCTCCGTGTTCTTCGTCGAGAGCGGCGCCATCAGCGTGCACCGCGTCAGCAGCAAGGAACAGATGCGCCTCGCCGTGCTCTCGCCGGGTTCGGTGGTGGGTGAAGGTGCTTTCTTCTCGCGCCAACCGCACGCGGCCAACGTGGTCGTGACCGGCGCGGGACGCGTCTGGCGCCTCACGGCGATCCGCTTTGCGGAAATGTCGAACCGTCAGCCGAACATGGCGCTGGAGATCGCGATGGCGCTCGGCGCCGTGATCGCCAAGCGCATGGCGCACCGCACCAAGCGTGTGGCGGTGACCTGA
- the mnmE gene encoding tRNA uridine-5-carboxymethylaminomethyl(34) synthesis GTPase MnmE → MTFARTTDPIVAIATASGRGAVGIVRVSGARLAPLIEAICGRALKPREATYLPFRDADDEPVDHGLAIHFPSPNSFTGEDVLELQAHGGTVVLQLLLARCLEAAAEADPVTGRPRLPGLRVAEPGEFSQRAFLNGKIDLAQAEAIADLIDASTEAAARSAGRSLSGAFSREIHTLRDALIHLRMLVEATLDFPEEEIDFLQKADATGQLARLQTQLAAVQQRAKQGALLREGIKVVIAGQPNAGKSSLLNALAGAELAIVSAVAGTTRDVVSQTIQIHGVPLHVADTAGLRESSDEVEQIGVARAWGQIESADAVLFLHDLTRAAQPDYAAADAEILRGLQGKLPASVPVLDVWNKQDAAPTAAPARGIALSAKTGLGIEALRDQLLAMAGWQSVPEGVYLARARHVQALGKVETHLALAASHLAAQAQLLDLLAEELRLAQNALNEITGEFGADDLLGVIFSRFCIGK, encoded by the coding sequence ATGACCTTCGCCCGCACCACCGATCCCATCGTCGCCATCGCCACCGCCTCGGGGCGCGGGGCGGTGGGCATCGTGCGGGTGTCCGGCGCGCGGCTGGCGCCGCTGATCGAGGCGATCTGCGGGCGAGCGCTCAAGCCGCGCGAGGCGACGTACCTGCCGTTTCGCGACGCCGACGACGAGCCGGTCGATCACGGGCTGGCGATCCACTTTCCTTCGCCGAATTCGTTTACCGGCGAAGACGTGCTGGAGCTGCAGGCCCACGGCGGCACGGTCGTGCTGCAACTGCTGCTGGCGCGTTGCCTCGAAGCGGCGGCGGAAGCCGATCCCGTCACCGGACGCCCGCGCCTGCCCGGCCTGCGCGTGGCGGAGCCGGGCGAATTCAGCCAGCGTGCCTTTCTCAACGGCAAGATCGACCTGGCCCAGGCCGAGGCCATCGCCGACCTGATCGACGCCAGCACCGAGGCGGCCGCACGCAGCGCCGGGCGCTCGCTGTCGGGCGCCTTCTCGCGCGAGATCCACACGCTGCGCGATGCGCTGATCCATCTGCGCATGCTGGTCGAGGCGACGCTCGACTTTCCAGAGGAAGAAATCGACTTTCTGCAGAAGGCCGATGCCACAGGGCAACTCGCCAGGCTGCAGACGCAACTCGCCGCCGTTCAGCAGCGCGCCAAGCAGGGCGCCCTGCTTCGCGAAGGCATCAAGGTCGTCATCGCGGGCCAGCCGAACGCGGGCAAGAGTTCGCTGCTCAACGCCCTGGCCGGCGCCGAACTGGCCATCGTGAGTGCGGTGGCGGGCACCACGCGCGACGTGGTCTCGCAGACGATCCAGATCCACGGCGTGCCGCTTCACGTGGCCGACACCGCGGGCCTGCGCGAAAGCAGCGACGAGGTCGAGCAGATCGGCGTGGCGCGCGCCTGGGGCCAGATCGAAAGCGCCGATGCCGTGCTGTTCCTGCACGACCTGACGCGCGCCGCCCAGCCGGACTACGCGGCCGCCGATGCCGAGATCCTGCGCGGGCTCCAGGGCAAGCTGCCCGCGAGCGTGCCGGTGCTCGATGTCTGGAACAAGCAGGACGCCGCGCCAACTGCCGCTCCCGCTCGGGGCATCGCGCTGTCGGCGAAGACCGGTCTCGGCATCGAGGCCCTGCGCGATCAATTGCTGGCGATGGCCGGCTGGCAGTCCGTGCCCGAAGGCGTCTACCTCGCACGGGCGCGCCATGTGCAGGCATTGGGCAAGGTCGAGACGCACCTGGCGTTGGCCGCCAGCCACCTCGCCGCCCAGGCCCAGCTGCTCGATCTGTTGGCCGAGGAACTGCGCCTGGCGCAGAACGCGCTCAACGAGATCACCGGGGAGTTCGGCGCCGACGATCTGCTGGGTGTCATCTTTTCGCGTTTCTGTATCGGGAAATAG
- a CDS encoding zinc-ribbon domain-containing protein: MASICPVCSTENRESANFCKSCGTTLSATASRIPPPPSPDSQADREWATTAPAQLRAPTIPAPLFDLPEPAPSSRSFFGRAPAAAPGDERTVILAPGQPAASASSSVGRSERKRSRVKVPRPPEPPEPPLRRRGLALWLGLLALAVVMVVAGWYGYGSRKTAEPVEIPPPPVAAPAPAPVVAAPPAAEPPPAEPAVTSEAPAAEAPAAEAAAPVAAPKPAAKPRKQATAAPQAATPEAPAPAAPAAPPPPAPSAPSEPQALCGDRNFIAKAQCMATQCLKPEFKAHAQCEAVRRQQRIEEEKRNPTLVN; encoded by the coding sequence ATGGCCTCGATCTGTCCGGTCTGCAGCACGGAAAACCGCGAGAGCGCGAATTTCTGCAAGAGCTGTGGCACGACGCTGTCCGCAACGGCCAGCCGTATTCCTCCTCCCCCCAGCCCGGACAGCCAGGCCGACCGCGAATGGGCCACCACCGCGCCCGCCCAGTTGCGGGCTCCGACGATTCCAGCGCCGCTGTTCGACCTGCCCGAGCCTGCGCCGTCCTCACGCAGCTTTTTCGGCAGGGCACCCGCTGCTGCGCCGGGGGATGAGCGCACTGTGATCCTGGCGCCCGGCCAGCCGGCCGCGTCGGCATCGTCTTCTGTCGGACGGTCAGAGCGGAAGCGCTCGCGGGTCAAGGTTCCCCGGCCGCCCGAGCCCCCCGAACCGCCGTTGCGCCGACGCGGCCTCGCGCTGTGGCTGGGTCTGCTGGCGCTCGCGGTGGTGATGGTCGTTGCGGGCTGGTATGGCTATGGCAGCCGCAAGACGGCCGAGCCGGTCGAAATCCCGCCGCCGCCCGTTGCTGCGCCCGCACCGGCGCCGGTCGTCGCCGCACCGCCAGCCGCGGAGCCTCCGCCTGCCGAGCCCGCCGTGACGTCGGAGGCGCCGGCCGCAGAAGCGCCCGCAGCAGAAGCTGCTGCGCCAGTGGCCGCGCCCAAGCCGGCTGCCAAGCCACGCAAGCAGGCGACCGCTGCGCCCCAGGCCGCAACTCCGGAAGCGCCTGCGCCTGCTGCGCCAGCGGCACCGCCGCCACCGGCCCCCTCCGCTCCGTCCGAACCGCAGGCCCTGTGCGGCGACCGCAACTTCATCGCCAAGGCCCAGTGCATGGCGACGCAGTGCCTCAAGCCCGAGTTCAAGGCGCACGCACAGTGCGAAGCGGTGCGGCGCCAACAGCGCATCGAAGAAGAAAAGCGCAATCCCACCCTGGTGAATTAG